TCATTGCTGGCATTGTTTTGTCTTTCTTCATATCCATTCCAGACATTTTTGAATGATCCATCTTCATACCCTCCATTTTAGAATTATCCATTGGCATAGAATCTTTAGGCTTCTCCATATTCATTCCAGACATTGTTTTGTCTTTCTTCATATCCATTCCTGCCATTTTAGAATGGTCCATTTTCATACCTTTCATTTTAGAGTGATCCATTGGCATAGAATCTTTAGGCTTCTCCATTTTAGAATGATCCATTTTCATATCTTCCATTTTGCCCATCTGCATCCCGTATTCATCCTTCATCTCAAAACGTTCATCTTTTTTTGGGCGATACTTTAAGGCGTGCGCTCCCATTTTCATATCCATTTTAGCCATTTTCATCATCATTTCAATTTTGTCTGGCTTCGGAATTTCTTGTGCTTTTAAAACGTTACCAGTACCCAAAAATGCTGATGCTGTACCAGAACCATCTTGTGCTGTGATTCTGAATTCAATTTTTCCTTCTTCCGGAATAGTTACAATAAAATCGTAGGCTTCTGCAATGGCTATAAAGGTTTTGTTCTTTTTAACGGGCACTACATCAAGGCCATCTGCCGAAACTAATAGTGGATCCACACCTCCAAAAGTCATCCAAAAAGAAGTAGAGGCACCACCATCTATGATGCGTAATCGTACTTTTTCGCCAGGTTTAAAATCTGCATACTCAATGTTTTCTTCCCCATTAATTAAAAACGCTGGATAATATACATCTGCAATATCTGCTCCTTCCATACGTTGTCTCCAGAAATTAAGTTGTGCACCAAATGCTCCACGAGCAATCACTTTATTTAATGGTGTAGCTGTTCCTTTTTTGATACCATACCATTCGTTACCTCTTTTCAAATTTTTAAGAACATTCATTGGTTTTTCGTTGGTCCAATCTGATAACATCAATACCAATTCTTTATCATATTCTAACGATTTTTCTTTAGGTTGAATAACAATGGAGCCATAAACACCACTTTGTTCTTGCAACATCGTGTGAGAATGGTACCAATAAGTACCAGATTGTTTTATTGGGAATTCGTATTTCTGTATATGACCAGGTTCTATTGGTGGTGTATTTAAGTAAGGAACGCCATCATAAAAATTTGGTAACAATAAACCATGCCAGTGCACAGAGGTTTCTACACTCATTTCATTTTTTACATAAATAACTGCATATTCACCTTCTGTAAATTCTAAAGTTGGTCCAGGAATTGTGCCGTTAACAGTCATTCCCATAACGTCTTTACCTGCTTTATTTACAGTTGATTCACGTAAAGTTATGGTGTGTTCTCTTACTGGAAGGTTGTTTATATTTCCTTCTGTTACTTGTTTCTCTTGTGCAAAAACTATGGTAGTTAAAGCAATAAGAAAAATTGAAATTATTTTAGTTTTCATTTTATTATTCATTTTATAAGTAATCAAAGTTACTACAGAACAAAAAGGTATTGTATTATAATTATGGTTCATATCTACACAATTTGGTCTAAAGGATTCCTGAAATTTCTCTGCTCATTTTTGTAAGATGATAAGCTCATACCAGTTTCATTTTTAAATTGACTACTAAAATGGTTTACATTGCTATAATCTAATTGCTGACTTATCTCTGTAAAATTATTTTCTTGCAATTGAATCAACTCTTTTGCCTTTTCTATTTTTAACTTTATAAAATACTTTTCTATGGTAATATGCTCCTTTAAAGAAAAAATTTTACTGATTTTTGAGTATTCTAAATTTAATTTTGATTCTAAATATTTAGAAAGTGTTTTATCTAATTGTAATGGTAATTTCTGCAATAATTTAATAATTGTTATTTTAGTTTGTTCTACTAATTTTTCTTCCTGTCCTAATAAAATTTCAAAACCATTTTCTTCTAAAGCAGTTTTAATTTTTTCGAAATCATTTTCTGACTCTTCCTCGAAAATTATAGCACCAAGCTCAATATGTTTTAGTTCAATATCTAACTTTTCAAATTTTGTTTTAATGAACATTATACAGCGATTACACACCATGTTTTTTATAAAAATTTTTCTTTCCATAATTTAATTGGTTAGATAATTAATAATTGTGGTTTGTACAAAGTAAGATTTTATAGACTCTATTTGATTCATTTCAAACTTCAATTGTAACTCTTGAATATCTAATACATCATTAAAATCGATAGT
The DNA window shown above is from Polaribacter sp. Hel_I_88 and carries:
- a CDS encoding multicopper oxidase domain-containing protein, which encodes MKTKIISIFLIALTTIVFAQEKQVTEGNINNLPVREHTITLRESTVNKAGKDVMGMTVNGTIPGPTLEFTEGEYAVIYVKNEMSVETSVHWHGLLLPNFYDGVPYLNTPPIEPGHIQKYEFPIKQSGTYWYHSHTMLQEQSGVYGSIVIQPKEKSLEYDKELVLMLSDWTNEKPMNVLKNLKRGNEWYGIKKGTATPLNKVIARGAFGAQLNFWRQRMEGADIADVYYPAFLINGEENIEYADFKPGEKVRLRIIDGGASTSFWMTFGGVDPLLVSADGLDVVPVKKNKTFIAIAEAYDFIVTIPEEGKIEFRITAQDGSGTASAFLGTGNVLKAQEIPKPDKIEMMMKMAKMDMKMGAHALKYRPKKDERFEMKDEYGMQMGKMEDMKMDHSKMEKPKDSMPMDHSKMKGMKMDHSKMAGMDMKKDKTMSGMNMEKPKDSMPMDNSKMEGMKMDHSKMSGMDMKKDKTMPAMKMEGMDLFAEYNYDYLKSPEKTNYDKNVPVKEILLNLTGNMNRYIWSMNGVPLSEADNIKINNKEVTRITFNNLTMMHHPMHLHGHFFRVININGDYSPLKHTVNVPPMQKVTLEFYGNNGDEAGDWFFHCHILYHMMGGMARVMSYDTPRDPRMDEFPASKIIAETDKWYSWGLADIASNNTAINLTTSNLRNQFNASFEYGWNKNLEGEFTYERYLHDYLRVFGGVNIENETRGSLDKLNTTAVVGLRYLTPYLFNLDVRVDNKLRPRIGLGRSIMIFPKLSVFGYYEYQIDLGFVNTLPTNKDFTSETVWSAGAEYMLSRNFSLMASYDNRFGGGGGLSVRF
- a CDS encoding AraC family transcriptional regulator encodes the protein MERKIFIKNMVCNRCIMFIKTKFEKLDIELKHIELGAIIFEEESENDFEKIKTALEENGFEILLGQEEKLVEQTKITIIKLLQKLPLQLDKTLSKYLESKLNLEYSKISKIFSLKEHITIEKYFIKLKIEKAKELIQLQENNFTEISQQLDYSNVNHFSSQFKNETGMSLSSYKNEQRNFRNPLDQIV